A stretch of Desulfobacter hydrogenophilus DNA encodes these proteins:
- a CDS encoding MFS transporter yields the protein MTIQKHDSEDQSFPKMSPLKTGNLLVYVMAVACGMAVANLYYAQPLLHTLAQRFGTSEGTTGLIVTMTQLGYVIGLTLIVPLGDLLERRQLITVVSVATAVALAGAAISPGIGSFLVACLAIGLTAVVAQVLVPFAAALAADEQRGAVIGRVMAGLLLGILLARTVSGFIADAYGWRAVFWLATVCMIVQSAVLWRMLPQSQGGTRLCYPALIRSVFLLFREEPLLRRRIVYGTFGFAAFSVFWTSLAFLLARPPYGYSDSVIGLFGLVGAAGALSASVAGQIHDRGGTRPATGVLLALVMIAFVIMGVYSTHLTAIIVGVVLLDIGQQGSHILNQSVIYTLNSEARSRITTAYMTCFFFGGVIGSASSGYVFQFGGWPGVMWLGGIFGGIAFLYWLTELRTCHV from the coding sequence TTGACGATTCAAAAACATGACAGCGAAGATCAATCTTTTCCGAAAATGTCACCGTTAAAAACGGGTAATTTACTGGTTTATGTTATGGCTGTCGCTTGTGGGATGGCTGTGGCTAATCTCTATTACGCGCAACCGCTGCTGCACACGCTGGCGCAGAGATTTGGCACATCTGAAGGCACAACCGGTCTCATTGTCACGATGACGCAGTTGGGTTATGTCATTGGCCTCACGCTGATCGTACCCCTTGGTGATCTGCTCGAACGACGGCAACTGATTACGGTCGTCTCTGTGGCAACAGCAGTGGCACTGGCGGGAGCCGCCATCTCGCCAGGGATTGGTTCGTTCCTGGTTGCATGCCTGGCAATCGGGCTTACGGCGGTGGTTGCACAAGTACTGGTACCTTTTGCCGCAGCTCTCGCCGCAGACGAGCAGCGCGGTGCCGTCATTGGTCGAGTCATGGCAGGCCTGCTGCTGGGTATTTTGCTGGCTCGGACGGTTTCTGGATTCATTGCTGACGCCTATGGCTGGCGCGCGGTCTTCTGGCTGGCGACCGTCTGCATGATCGTGCAATCTGCTGTGTTGTGGCGGATGCTGCCGCAGAGCCAGGGCGGAACTCGTCTGTGCTATCCGGCCCTGATTCGCTCGGTATTTCTTTTGTTCCGCGAGGAGCCACTACTCAGACGACGAATTGTCTACGGGACCTTCGGTTTTGCGGCGTTCAGCGTATTCTGGACCTCACTTGCCTTTCTTCTTGCTCGACCACCCTATGGCTACAGCGACTCAGTTATCGGCCTGTTTGGACTGGTCGGAGCTGCCGGCGCCTTGAGTGCAAGCGTTGCAGGCCAAATTCATGACCGTGGCGGCACACGGCCTGCCACCGGGGTATTGCTGGCGCTGGTTATGATTGCGTTTGTGATCATGGGTGTTTACAGTACACACCTTACCGCCATCATCGTCGGCGTCGTGCTGCTTGATATTGGTCAGCAAGGCTCGCACATTCTGAACCAGAGCGTCATTTACACACTGAACAGCGAGGCACGAAGCCGAATCACAACAGCGTACATGACTTGTTTTTTCTTTGGAGGTGTCATCGGGTCCGCGTCATCGGGCTATGTGTTCCAGTTTGGCGGATGGCCAGGAGTCATGTGGCTGGGCGGTATTTTTGGAGGCATCGCGTTTTTATACTGGCTCACAGAACTCAGAACTTGTCATGTGTGA
- a CDS encoding DUF1499 domain-containing protein, with amino-acid sequence MNRQIKIVLTSLILLIGCAGTMSKLGIENGQLKECPTTPNCVNSQAKDKKHFIEPILITGHPLEAKKHILNILKELKQSKIKVVEDNYIRAEFTSLIFRFVDDVEFYFPDIKSKEGLIHVRSASRIGHSDFGVNRKRIEQIRSKFKTMNNE; translated from the coding sequence ATGAATAGACAAATTAAGATTGTTCTAACAAGTTTAATACTTTTAATAGGTTGTGCAGGAACGATGTCTAAATTGGGAATTGAGAATGGCCAACTGAAGGAATGTCCAACAACACCAAATTGTGTTAACAGTCAGGCAAAAGATAAAAAACACTTTATCGAACCCATCCTTATTACAGGCCATCCATTAGAGGCAAAAAAACATATTTTAAATATCCTCAAGGAACTTAAGCAATCAAAGATTAAAGTAGTTGAGGATAATTACATAAGAGCTGAGTTTACTTCTCTAATATTCCGTTTTGTTGATGATGTAGAATTTTATTTTCCAGACATAAAATCAAAGGAAGGGCTCATACATGTTCGATCAGCTTCAAGAATTGGTCATTCAGATTTTGGTGTGAACCGAAAACGGATTGAACAGATTCGAAGTAAATTTAAAACAATGAACAATGAATAA
- a CDS encoding transposase has product MKIRNEADVLINKLLPFVEKYTDSLNTELTQSSPGMTLSKSQKFWLGFCITGIILTSSINWAAFSRISVGLYKTTALSWMFRHSKIAWEHLFHLSLKIIFKVYGITKGVVSIDDSDKKRSKCTTKIFGVHKIKDKSTGGFCMGQGLVFLVLITPKLSFPIGYAFHIPDPKISEWTKEDKRLKKAGVPKSERPKKPVRSEEYPTIPMIAKALLKIFVEKHPEIKIEAIVADALYGNAEFMDEASKIAGNAQVISQIRYNQNILLKSDKKSVETYFKNIQPIQKTIHVRGGKEVVVLIKSARIHVCAHKKKRFVIAIKYIGEKDYRYLAASDLTWRYPDIIDAFTLRWLVEVFIQDHKTNEGWGNLTKQPDEDGSYRSLTLSLLVDHCLLLHPDQVASINNKLHARTVGSLCDTVKVDCILSFVEQIIHSDDPESHFKQISVFLKEHFVKANDSQKHMNLNSWGNYQSAPSLKYKAFC; this is encoded by the coding sequence ATGAAAATAAGGAATGAGGCGGATGTGTTAATAAATAAGCTGTTGCCGTTTGTTGAAAAGTATACTGATTCACTGAATACTGAATTAACACAGTCATCCCCAGGAATGACCTTAAGCAAATCACAAAAATTCTGGCTGGGTTTCTGCATCACTGGAATCATCTTGACCAGCAGCATCAATTGGGCTGCTTTTTCACGTATCAGTGTGGGATTGTATAAAACTACAGCTCTTTCCTGGATGTTTCGCCATTCTAAAATTGCTTGGGAGCATCTGTTTCATCTCAGCCTTAAAATTATTTTCAAAGTATATGGCATTACCAAAGGTGTTGTCAGTATTGATGATTCCGATAAAAAGCGTAGTAAATGCACAACAAAAATTTTTGGAGTCCACAAAATAAAAGACAAATCAACGGGTGGTTTTTGCATGGGGCAAGGCTTAGTATTTTTGGTGTTGATAACACCAAAACTCAGCTTTCCAATTGGCTACGCCTTTCATATTCCTGATCCAAAAATCAGCGAATGGACCAAGGAGGATAAAAGATTAAAAAAGGCTGGCGTACCAAAATCAGAACGCCCAAAAAAACCGGTGCGCTCAGAAGAATATCCTACCATTCCAATGATTGCCAAGGCTCTTTTAAAAATATTTGTAGAGAAACACCCGGAAATAAAAATAGAAGCGATTGTTGCAGATGCCTTATATGGGAATGCTGAGTTCATGGATGAAGCGTCTAAAATTGCAGGAAACGCCCAAGTTATCAGCCAAATAAGGTACAATCAAAATATTTTACTCAAGAGCGATAAAAAATCAGTTGAAACATATTTTAAAAATATTCAACCAATTCAAAAGACCATACATGTACGTGGAGGTAAAGAGGTTGTTGTACTCATTAAAAGTGCCAGAATACATGTGTGTGCTCATAAGAAAAAAAGATTTGTCATTGCAATAAAATACATTGGAGAAAAGGACTATCGGTATCTTGCCGCTTCGGATCTGACCTGGCGATATCCTGATATCATAGACGCATTTACACTCAGATGGTTAGTAGAGGTTTTTATTCAAGACCATAAGACGAATGAAGGCTGGGGAAATTTGACCAAACAACCTGATGAAGACGGGTCTTACAGAAGTTTGACCCTGAGTCTGTTGGTTGATCATTGTCTCCTGCTTCATCCTGACCAGGTGGCCTCGATAAATAACAAACTGCACGCAAGAACTGTTGGCAGCCTATGTGACACCGTCAAAGTTGACTGCATCTTATCCTTTGTCGAACAAATCATTCATAGTGATGACCCAGAATCCCATTTCAAGCAGATCTCGGTATTTTTAAAAGAGCATTTTGTAAAGGCAAACGATTCTCAAAAGCACATGAATCTAAATTCTTGGGGGAATTATCAATCCGCCCCATCATTAAAATACAAAGCATTCTGTTAG
- a CDS encoding response regulator has translation MQLKVLIADDHAIIREGLRSLLENRGIQVMDIAKNGREAVEKAIALKPDIVMMDISMPDLNGVEATAKIRKEVPHTRVIALSMHSSKKIVDKMFDSGASGYILKESAFDEIYDAIQEVLRANFYLTPAIARMCTEDQGKDRSTWETQPQFNKISRKEREVLQLIAEGRKTREIAETLGVSIKTVETHRRNIMKKLNIFSVAGLTKYAILEGIIALE, from the coding sequence ATGCAGTTAAAAGTCCTTATAGCTGACGATCATGCCATCATCCGGGAGGGTTTGCGAAGCCTTCTGGAGAATAGGGGTATACAGGTTATGGATATTGCAAAAAACGGCAGGGAGGCCGTTGAAAAGGCAATCGCCCTTAAGCCTGATATTGTGATGATGGATATTTCCATGCCTGATCTTAACGGTGTCGAAGCCACCGCCAAAATCAGAAAAGAGGTGCCCCATACCAGGGTGATCGCTTTGTCTATGCATTCGAGTAAAAAAATTGTTGATAAAATGTTTGATTCGGGCGCATCCGGCTATATTCTCAAAGAGTCTGCCTTTGATGAAATCTATGATGCCATCCAGGAAGTTCTTCGTGCAAATTTTTACCTGACGCCAGCTATTGCCAGAATGTGTACCGAAGACCAGGGCAAGGATCGCAGCACATGGGAAACACAGCCACAATTCAATAAAATTTCCCGGAAGGAACGGGAAGTCCTTCAATTGATTGCTGAAGGCAGAAAAACCAGAGAGATTGCCGAAACACTGGGTGTAAGCATTAAGACAGTGGAAACCCATCGAAGAAATATTATGAAAAAACTCAATATTTTTTCTGTGGCCGGATTAACCAAGTATGCCATCCTCGAAGGCATCATCGCTTTGGAATAG
- a CDS encoding response regulator → MEHITTANQLEKTDAVEALANGIAHDVNNLLTAIKGHASLMLNNVNPTDPLYGHIIEILSSVDKGSDLAKQLLGFAMADEVYLTRMDANRLVRSVVENINLKGQRILLDVSLTAKPLIIKGDPDKIKQVVTAVVNNALQAMPEGGKLSVHTEAAAIINGTADAFGLESGFFCKITISDTGIGMDSATLEKIFKAFYSHNHKQFPDKKGLGLTFGKKIVKHHNGVIDVWSSLNVGSSFSIILPLAEHNHNHLDDMPSAQEELKLGHECVLLVDDEQRILDVGRTICKALGYTVFTAASGKDALKIYAEKKNDINVVVLDMIMPGMDGLEVFIALKKLNPDIKVLLSTGYAIDENAQEMLRQGCKGYILKPYSVLDFSHKLREILG, encoded by the coding sequence ATGGAACATATTACAACTGCAAACCAGCTTGAAAAAACAGATGCAGTGGAGGCGCTTGCCAACGGCATTGCCCATGACGTCAACAATCTGTTGACCGCCATCAAGGGACATGCCTCCCTGATGCTGAATAATGTTAATCCCACAGACCCGCTTTACGGCCATATTATTGAAATTTTGTCCAGCGTTGATAAGGGCTCCGATCTTGCCAAGCAACTGCTCGGCTTTGCCATGGCCGATGAGGTTTATTTAACACGCATGGATGCCAACAGGCTGGTGCGGTCAGTGGTGGAAAACATTAACCTGAAAGGGCAGCGGATTCTCCTGGATGTAAGCCTTACAGCCAAGCCTTTAATTATCAAAGGGGATCCTGACAAAATTAAACAGGTAGTCACAGCAGTCGTCAATAATGCATTGCAGGCCATGCCCGAAGGTGGCAAGCTTTCTGTGCACACGGAAGCTGCCGCAATTATTAATGGTACGGCAGACGCCTTTGGACTGGAATCCGGATTTTTTTGTAAAATCACTATATCCGATACTGGCATCGGCATGGACAGCGCTACCCTGGAAAAAATATTCAAAGCCTTTTATTCCCACAACCATAAACAATTCCCGGACAAAAAGGGACTGGGTCTTACCTTTGGCAAAAAAATCGTAAAACATCACAACGGCGTCATTGATGTCTGGAGCTCTTTAAATGTCGGCTCCTCTTTTTCCATTATTCTGCCCCTGGCAGAGCACAACCATAATCACCTGGATGACATGCCTTCTGCCCAGGAGGAATTAAAGCTTGGCCATGAGTGCGTACTCCTGGTGGATGATGAACAGCGCATTCTCGATGTTGGACGTACAATCTGCAAGGCCCTGGGCTACACGGTTTTCACAGCGGCTTCCGGCAAAGATGCCTTGAAAATTTATGCAGAAAAAAAGAACGACATAAATGTTGTGGTTCTGGACATGATTATGCCGGGCATGGATGGACTGGAAGTGTTTATAGCGCTGAAAAAACTTAACCCTGATATTAAAGTTCTGCTTTCCACAGGATATGCCATTGATGAAAATGCCCAGGAAATGCTTAGACAGGGTTGCAAAGGATATATTCTCAAACCCTATTCCGTGTTGGATTTTTCACATAAGTTAAGAGAGATTCTTGGGTGA
- a CDS encoding septum site-determining protein MinC, whose product MINFDNTVPVKLKGAGGGLWITIDPSHPESEIIAEIDRLLKKLKHLAINADVILDVGDADGQEELVGRIKSHLENDFELGTISTTPKKRSIPTERRRQRDLSKGWNHHKSDVLMLRGRVRSGQKINARKHLVITGDVNPGAELTAGGDVLVLGTLAGEVHAGYPENDGAMIFSLAFNPSLVTIGLITAIGAGEPGTQGPEFACVEQGSIVVKNYMKENPFKRMPWPEVI is encoded by the coding sequence ATGATAAATTTTGATAACACCGTTCCTGTAAAGCTCAAAGGTGCCGGTGGCGGGTTGTGGATTACCATAGACCCCTCCCATCCGGAGTCTGAAATTATTGCTGAAATTGACAGATTGTTGAAAAAACTCAAACATCTTGCCATAAATGCGGATGTGATCCTTGATGTCGGTGATGCCGACGGGCAGGAGGAACTGGTTGGCAGGATAAAATCACACCTTGAAAACGATTTTGAGCTTGGCACTATTTCGACTACCCCCAAAAAACGCTCCATTCCCACCGAACGTCGCCGCCAAAGGGATCTGTCCAAGGGCTGGAACCATCATAAAAGTGATGTACTTATGCTCAGGGGACGGGTACGCTCCGGTCAGAAAATCAATGCCAGAAAACATTTGGTAATCACAGGGGACGTGAACCCCGGTGCCGAGCTCACCGCAGGTGGGGATGTTCTTGTGCTTGGCACCCTGGCAGGAGAAGTCCATGCCGGATACCCGGAAAATGATGGGGCCATGATATTTTCCCTGGCATTTAACCCAAGTCTGGTAACGATTGGACTGATAACAGCCATTGGAGCCGGTGAACCAGGAACCCAAGGTCCTGAATTTGCCTGTGTGGAGCAGGGCAGCATTGTGGTTAAAAATTATATGAAAGAAAATCCGTTCAAACGGATGCCCTGGCCGGAAGTGATTTAA
- the minD gene encoding septum site-determining protein MinD, translated as MEGKIIVVTSGKGGVGKTTATSSIGAALALEGKRVAIVDMDIGLRNLDVVMGLENRIVFNIVDVVQGKCKIDQAAIRDRRIDNLFLIPASQSDNKDVLTPAGVERVANELRKKFDYVIMDSPAGIERGFENSIAGANEAVVICTPDVSAVRDADRVIGLLYARSLEPKLIVNRIEPARVARGEMLSHEDVLDILSIELAGLVPMDEKVLISSNTGTPLVLQNDSFAGQAFRRIAKRLNGEDVPIEEPNRKTSVWSKLSKTFGLR; from the coding sequence TTGGAAGGAAAAATTATTGTCGTAACATCTGGAAAGGGCGGCGTAGGTAAAACAACAGCGACCTCTTCCATTGGCGCGGCTTTGGCACTTGAAGGAAAAAGGGTTGCCATTGTGGATATGGATATCGGACTGCGTAACCTTGATGTGGTCATGGGCCTGGAAAACCGGATTGTTTTTAATATTGTAGATGTGGTCCAGGGCAAGTGCAAGATTGATCAGGCAGCCATCCGGGATAGACGTATTGACAATCTTTTTCTTATTCCGGCCTCCCAAAGTGATAATAAAGATGTGTTGACACCGGCAGGGGTTGAACGGGTGGCCAATGAGTTGCGCAAAAAATTTGATTATGTGATCATGGACTCTCCGGCCGGCATTGAAAGAGGGTTTGAAAACTCCATTGCCGGCGCCAATGAAGCGGTTGTGATCTGCACGCCGGATGTCTCCGCCGTCAGGGACGCAGATCGCGTTATCGGCCTTTTGTACGCCCGCTCCCTGGAACCCAAACTCATTGTCAACCGTATTGAGCCCGCCCGTGTGGCGCGTGGTGAAATGCTCAGTCATGAAGATGTGCTGGATATTTTGTCCATTGAACTGGCAGGACTTGTACCCATGGATGAAAAGGTTCTCATCTCTTCCAACACCGGTACGCCCCTGGTGCTACAGAACGATTCCTTTGCTGGACAGGCCTTTCGCAGGATTGCCAAACGTCTGAATGGAGAAGATGTTCCCATTGAGGAACCGAATCGGAAAACCAGCGTATGGAGCAAATTGAGTAAAACTTTCGGATTAAGATAA
- the minE gene encoding cell division topological specificity factor MinE, translating into MLQEFLRRFTGQKRSSDEAKKRLQFSLVYDKLEVNDTTLTDLQTDIVNVISKYFEIDRDALELKVKNDKDISALVFNTPILHVKRKQV; encoded by the coding sequence ATGCTGCAAGAATTTTTGAGACGGTTCACAGGCCAGAAAAGAAGTAGTGACGAAGCAAAAAAGCGCCTTCAATTTTCTTTAGTTTACGACAAGCTGGAAGTGAACGACACGACGTTGACAGATCTTCAGACGGATATCGTTAATGTGATATCAAAATATTTTGAAATTGATAGAGATGCATTGGAGCTTAAGGTTAAAAATGACAAAGATATCTCTGCCCTGGTGTTTAACACCCCTATTCTTCATGTAAAAAGAAAACAGGTATAA
- the aspS gene encoding aspartate--tRNA ligase, translating to MTDLLGDMKRTHSCIELGESHIGQDIVLMGWVQHRRDHGGVIFVDLRDRKGITQVVFDPSISETVHEKAQEIRNEYVLGIKGKVSARPADMVNARMTTGAIEVLVDELRIFSRAKTPPFQIEDRVDASETIRLQYRYLDLRRTQLKNNMIARHKTTMTVRNYLDAKGFVDIETPVLTKSTPEGARDYLVPSRVNQGDFYALPQSPQLFKQLLMVAGFDRYYQIIKCFRDEDLRADRQPEFTQIDMELSFVDEQKVMEISEGLIKAIFKNVLDVDFPEPFPSMTWAEAMERFGIDRPDLRFGLELKNVSDIVANADFKVFASVVKNGGLVKAINAKGCADFSRKQIDELTEFAAVYRAKGLAWIKIKEDQWQSPIAKFFSDDEKEALKQRLDLEPGDIVFFVADQPKITNEALGQLRNELARRLGLINDNEFKFTWITHFPMFEYDETEKRYQALHHPFTAPMESDLDKLESNPLEVNSRAYDLVLNGIEIGGGSIRIHDSELQERVLKCLGIGKEEAKEKFGFLLEALTFGAPPHGGLAFGLDRLVMLLCREDSIRSVIAFPKTQKATCLMTQAPSKAAPAQLQELAIKTVKPIE from the coding sequence GTGACTGATTTACTTGGAGATATGAAACGCACACACTCCTGCATCGAGTTGGGAGAAAGCCACATTGGCCAGGACATCGTACTCATGGGGTGGGTCCAGCACCGCCGGGACCACGGCGGCGTGATTTTTGTGGACCTTCGGGACCGGAAAGGCATTACCCAGGTGGTATTTGACCCGTCGATATCAGAGACTGTCCATGAAAAAGCTCAGGAAATCAGAAACGAATATGTCCTGGGCATTAAAGGGAAGGTATCGGCAAGACCTGCGGACATGGTAAACGCCAGAATGACCACCGGTGCCATAGAGGTTCTTGTGGACGAGTTGCGGATTTTTTCCAGGGCCAAAACCCCCCCCTTTCAAATTGAAGACCGGGTGGATGCATCGGAAACCATCCGACTCCAGTACCGTTATCTGGATTTAAGGCGTACCCAGCTTAAAAACAATATGATAGCCCGGCACAAAACCACGATGACGGTTCGAAATTATCTGGATGCCAAGGGCTTTGTGGATATTGAAACTCCGGTTTTGACCAAAAGCACGCCCGAAGGTGCCAGGGATTATCTGGTTCCCTCCCGGGTCAACCAGGGCGACTTTTATGCCCTGCCCCAGTCTCCCCAGCTTTTCAAACAACTTTTAATGGTTGCCGGCTTTGACCGGTATTACCAAATTATCAAATGTTTCAGAGACGAGGACCTGCGGGCGGACCGCCAACCCGAGTTCACTCAGATCGATATGGAGCTCTCCTTTGTGGATGAGCAGAAGGTTATGGAAATTAGCGAAGGATTGATCAAGGCCATATTCAAAAATGTACTGGATGTGGACTTTCCCGAACCCTTCCCCAGCATGACCTGGGCCGAGGCCATGGAGCGGTTCGGTATAGATCGTCCTGATTTAAGGTTTGGCCTGGAATTGAAAAATGTATCCGACATTGTGGCCAATGCGGATTTCAAAGTATTTGCCTCTGTAGTTAAAAACGGTGGCTTGGTCAAGGCCATCAATGCCAAAGGCTGTGCGGATTTTTCCAGAAAACAGATTGATGAGCTCACTGAATTTGCCGCCGTTTACAGGGCCAAAGGCCTGGCCTGGATAAAGATAAAGGAAGACCAGTGGCAGTCCCCCATTGCCAAATTCTTCTCAGATGATGAGAAAGAAGCGTTAAAGCAGCGCCTGGATCTTGAACCCGGTGATATTGTCTTTTTTGTGGCAGACCAGCCCAAAATCACCAATGAAGCCCTGGGTCAGTTGAGAAACGAGTTGGCACGCAGGCTCGGGCTCATTAATGATAATGAGTTTAAGTTTACCTGGATTACCCATTTTCCCATGTTTGAATATGATGAAACGGAAAAACGCTACCAAGCGCTTCATCATCCGTTTACCGCACCCATGGAATCGGATCTGGACAAACTGGAGAGCAATCCCCTGGAAGTCAACTCCCGGGCTTATGATCTGGTTCTCAACGGTATTGAGATCGGCGGCGGCAGTATCCGTATCCATGACAGCGAACTTCAGGAACGGGTGCTCAAGTGCTTAGGGATAGGTAAAGAAGAAGCAAAAGAAAAGTTCGGATTCCTGCTGGAAGCCCTGACTTTTGGTGCACCTCCCCACGGCGGCCTGGCATTTGGCCTGGATCGTCTGGTTATGCTGCTTTGCCGTGAGGATTCCATCCGCAGTGTTATTGCCTTTCCCAAAACCCAGAAAGCCACCTGCCTGATGACCCAAGCGCCCTCAAAAGCTGCCCCGGCTCAACTTCAGGAGCTGGCCATTAAAACGGTAAAACCGATAGAATAA
- the hisS gene encoding histidine--tRNA ligase, whose product MQTIRGFRDILPEQIALWQKVEQEAAALFQSFGYREIRIPIVEKTALFARSIGETTDIVEKEMYTFADRKGDMLTLRPEATASICRAYIQHKMYAAEPLRKFYLTGPMFRRERPQKGRYRQFYQIDAEVFGVESPYIDSELIFLLHTLLCRLGLEGLSAHINSLGCPACRPDFQKALLDFLGERKDHLCENCKRRLVKNPLRILDCKVQSCKQALEGSPATVDHLCPDCRTHFETVKKSLEKLGVDFMVDDTLVRGLDYYTRTAWEIQTTTLGAQSAVAGGGRYDRLVEELGGPSTPAIGFAIGFDRLVEVMEQLDNQVCEKGPDLFIVSLGAEAQAYAFEWSCRLNTMGIRTDSDFRGKSMKALMKRANKLNAAFVLIVGDNELAQKKLVLRNMATKEQTEIGLDNLVNDLAQLIKN is encoded by the coding sequence ATGCAGACCATACGCGGGTTCAGAGATATTTTACCGGAGCAAATTGCTCTGTGGCAAAAAGTAGAACAAGAAGCGGCAGCCCTGTTTCAATCCTTTGGATACAGGGAAATCCGTATCCCCATTGTGGAAAAGACAGCATTGTTTGCCCGGAGTATCGGAGAAACAACCGATATTGTTGAAAAAGAGATGTATACCTTTGCAGACAGGAAAGGAGACATGCTCACACTGCGGCCCGAAGCCACAGCATCTATTTGCAGGGCGTATATCCAGCATAAAATGTATGCTGCCGAACCGTTACGCAAATTTTATCTGACGGGCCCCATGTTCCGCCGGGAGCGTCCGCAAAAAGGACGCTACCGCCAGTTTTACCAAATTGACGCAGAGGTTTTCGGGGTAGAATCTCCCTATATTGACAGTGAACTGATTTTTCTTTTGCACACGTTGTTGTGCCGCCTTGGACTTGAAGGTCTTTCTGCACATATCAACAGTCTTGGCTGCCCTGCCTGCCGTCCTGATTTTCAAAAAGCCCTGCTGGATTTTTTAGGCGAACGAAAAGACCATCTGTGCGAGAACTGCAAACGCAGACTGGTTAAAAATCCATTGCGGATACTGGACTGTAAAGTACAATCATGCAAACAGGCCCTTGAAGGATCACCTGCCACAGTGGATCATCTGTGCCCGGACTGCCGAACCCATTTTGAAACCGTGAAAAAAAGCCTTGAAAAATTAGGCGTGGATTTCATGGTCGACGACACCCTGGTTCGTGGACTTGACTATTATACCCGTACGGCCTGGGAGATTCAAACCACAACGCTGGGTGCCCAGTCCGCAGTTGCCGGCGGCGGCCGTTACGACCGTCTGGTGGAAGAGCTTGGCGGTCCCTCAACACCGGCCATCGGGTTTGCCATCGGGTTTGACCGCCTGGTGGAAGTTATGGAACAACTTGACAATCAGGTGTGTGAAAAGGGTCCTGATCTTTTTATTGTCAGCTTGGGGGCAGAGGCCCAGGCGTATGCATTTGAATGGTCTTGCAGATTGAATACCATGGGCATAAGAACAGATTCAGACTTCCGTGGAAAAAGCATGAAAGCGTTGATGAAGCGGGCAAACAAGTTGAATGCGGCTTTTGTTCTCATTGTCGGGGACAATGAACTTGCCCAAAAAAAGCTTGTGCTCCGCAACATGGCGACCAAGGAACAGACTGAAATCGGCCTGGATAATCTGGTGAATGACTTGGCACAACTAATTAAAAATTAA